A stretch of Microtus ochrogaster isolate Prairie Vole_2 unplaced genomic scaffold, MicOch1.0 UNK154, whole genome shotgun sequence DNA encodes these proteins:
- the LOC101985420 gene encoding LOW QUALITY PROTEIN: partner and localizer of BRCA2-like (The sequence of the model RefSeq protein was modified relative to this genomic sequence to represent the inferred CDS: inserted 2 bases in 1 codon) → MEELSGKSLSCAEKEKLKETLAFLKKEYSKTLARLKTDVAGLPAQDTWNPSSLQLVSKFKNPFSSSSVDVSAVWWDRAGAKEPCIVTACEDVVSLWKPLDALQWEKVHTWHFTXRALLCSSGDGSEKQVLLKSGNIKAVLGLTKRRLVSSIGTFCSQQVQIMTFAEDGGSKDEQLLMPPDETILTFAEVQGIQDALLGTTTVNNIVIWNLKTGHLLKKVHIDDSYQASVCHRAYSEMGFLFVVLSHPCAKESQAFRSPVFQLLVINPKMAQSVGILLCCLPQGQAGRVLEGDVKDHVAAAVLTSGTIAVWDLTLGHCTALLPPVSNQNWSLVKWSVTDSHLLAGQKDGNIFIYCYF, encoded by the exons ATGGAAGAGCTTTCCGGGAAGTCTCTCAGCTGTGCGGAGAAGGAAAAGTTGAAGGAAACGTTAGCATTTTTGAAAAAGGAATACAGCAAGACACTTGCTCGTCTTAAGACTGACGTTGCAGGCCTCCCTGCTCAGGACACCTGGAACCCAAGCAGCCTACAGTTAGTCTCAAAGTTCAAGAATCCTTTCAGTTCCTCTTCTGTGGATGTGAGTGCCGTGTGGTGGGACAGAGCTGGTGCTAAGGAGCCGTGTATCGTAACTGCCTGTGAAGATGTAGTTTCTCTTTGGAAACCTTTGGATGCTTTGCAGTGGGAAAAAGTTCATACCTGGCACTTCAC GAGGGCATTGCTGTGTTCCTCTGGGGATGGAAGTGAAAAGCAAGTACTACTGAAATCTGGAAATATAAAAGCTGTGCTTGGCCTAACAAAGAGAAGACTGGTTAGTAGCATTGGAACCTTTTGCAGTCAACAAGTACAAATCATGACATTTGCCGAAGATGGAGGTAGCAAAGATGAACAGCTTTTGATGCCCCCTGATGAGACTATACTGACTTTTGCTGAAGTCCAAGGGATACAGGATGCTCTGCTTGGCACCACTACTGTGAACAACATTGTGATCTGGAACTTAAaaactggccatctcctgaaAAAGGTGCACATTGATGACTCTTACCAAGCTTCGGTCTGTCACAGAGCCTATTCTGAGATGGGGTTCCTATTTGTTGTTCTGAGTCATCCTTGTGCCAAAGAGAGCCAGGCCTTTAGAAGCCCCGTGTTTCAGCTTCTGGTGATTAACCCTAAGATGGCTCAGAGTGTGGGCATTCTGCTGTGCTGCCTTCCTCAAGGGCAAGCTGGAAGGGTCCTGGAAGGGGATGTGAAGGATCATGTCGCAGCAGCAGTCCTGACTTCTGGGACGATTGCCGTTTGGGACCTGACACTGGGTCACTGCACTGCTCTCCTCCCACCTGTCTCTAATCAGAATTGGTCTTTGGTTAAGTGGTCAGTTACAGATTCTCACTTGCTAGCTGGACAAAAAGACggaaatatattcatatactGCTACTTTTAA